In Dioscorea cayenensis subsp. rotundata cultivar TDr96_F1 chromosome 11, TDr96_F1_v2_PseudoChromosome.rev07_lg8_w22 25.fasta, whole genome shotgun sequence, a single genomic region encodes these proteins:
- the LOC120272452 gene encoding WUSCHEL-related homeobox 8-like, protein MKMSGKGEGLMCVKVMTDEQMEVLRKQISAYATICDRLLHMHKAMTAHQDSLSGMRPGSLCCDPLIPSGHKITGRQRWTPTPKQLQILEMIFGEGNGTPSKQKIKQITIELSHHGLISETNVYNWFQNRRARSKRKQTATLLNHNESEVEPEFESGMRNLHENENTQLSAAGHLMEPETGGMQSIHASNENPKSSGNVGQLAFYGFDQIMGKEYEGHYNLF, encoded by the exons ATGAAGATGAGTGGAAAAGGAGAAGGATTGATGTGTGTGAAGGTGATGACTGATGAGCAGATGGAGGTTCTAAGGAAGCAGATCTCAGCATACGCCACCATCTGTGATCGGCTTCTCCATATGCATAAGGCCATGACCGCCCATCAAGACTCTCTCTCAg GAATGAGACCGGGAAGTCTCTGTTGTGATCCATTGATACCATCTGGTCACAAAATCACAGGAAGGCAACGTTGGACGCCGACACCGAAACAATTGCAAATTCTCGAGATGATATTTGGTGAAGGCAATGGGACTCCAAGCAAGCAAAAGATAAAACAGATAACTATTGAACTTTCGCATCACGGTTTGATCTCTGAAACAAATGTATATAACTGGTTTCAAAACAGAAGGGCGCGATCAAAGCGAAAGCAGACAGCTACATTACTGAATCATAATGAATCAGAAGTCGAGCCGGAGTTTGAGTCAGGGATGAGAAATTtgcatgaaaatgaaaatacacaATTGAGTGCTGCTGGTCATTTAATGGAACCTGAAACTGGTGGAATGCAAAGCATTCATGCATCAAATGAGAACCCAAAATCTTCAGGGAATGTTGGTCAACTGGCTTTTTATG GATTTGACCAAATAATGGGAAAGGAGTATGAAGGACACTACAATCTTTTTTAA
- the LOC120271863 gene encoding guided entry of tail-anchored proteins factor 1: protein MDETLAPGVGAGAGGAPLSPLSILLLVLAFQFLDRYLELLKKKGSKSNEETQLRLEIKNLLKEASGLSTPSTFAQAAKLRRMATAKEKELIKKQEERSKEQNFSYSLYNKILMGVKVPLYAGLCWRFWGIPIAAVPQHLLQPFGRILSWKAGDPASGFIMIGIIPWLILTSRVTKFLCQKFLTKITPEIDWSLNNI, encoded by the exons ATGGATGAAACCCTTGCCCCCGGCGtcggcgccggcgccggcggAGCCCCTCTGTCGCCCCTATCTATCCTGCTCCTCGTCCTCGCCTTCCAGTTTCTCGATCGCTACCTCGAGCTCCTCAAGAAG AAAGGATCGAAGAGCAATGAGGAAACCCAATTGAGGTTGGAAATCAAGAATCTTTTGAAAGAAGCTAGTGGCTTGTCGAC GCCCTCTACGTTTGCTCAGGCTGCGAAACTACGACGAATGGCAACCGCCAAAGAGAAGGAGCTAATTAAAA AACAAGAGGAGCGCAGCAAGGAGCAGAATTTTTCATACAGCTTATATAACAAAATCCTAATGGGTGTCAAG GTACCTTTATATGCTGGGCTATGTTGGAGATTTTGGGGTATTCCCATTGCTGCAGTTCCTCAACATCTTCTTCAACCTTTTG GAAGAATTTTATCCTGGAAAGCCGGGGATCCTGCTAGTGGCTTTATTATG ATTGGGATAATACCATGGCTTATTTTGACGTCACGAGTTACCAAGTTCTTGTGCCAGaaatttttgacaaaaataacTCCCGAAATAGATTGGTCTCTCAACAATATTTAG
- the LOC120272451 gene encoding heterogeneous nuclear ribonucleoprotein H isoform X1, translated as MYGSRGAMLGSGGVSDGYEGTKRARMMESNPYFAVSSGAGSDGFNNGSKRPRTMESSPYFSTRGGISSFQQPYGYGGGSLGAFPVVRLRGLPFNCDDLDIYKFFSGLDVVDCLLVNKNGRFSGEAFVVFPSMMQTEFALQKDRQNMGRRYIEVFRGSKMEYYHAIAAEVNSGGATEHEYRRGSPVSRPKKSFEDKDQMEYTEVLKLRGLPYSATKSDIVDFFGEEFGLSEENVQIACRSDGKATGEAFVEFESAEMAKKAMCKDKMMIGSRYVELFLSTPEEAKRAEFRSRQ; from the exons ATGTACGGGTCTAGAGG GGCTATGTTGGGGAGCGGGGGGGTTTCAGACGGGTACGAGGGCACAAAGAGGGCACGAATGATGGAATCAAATCCCTACTTCGCAGTGAGCAGTGGTGCTGGCTCAGATGGGTTCAACAATGGCTCCAAGAGGCCGCGGACCATGGAATCAAGCCCTTACTTCTCGACAAGAGGTGGCATTAGCAGTTTCCAGCAGCCTTATGGCTATGGAGGTGGAAGCCTCGGTGCTTTTCCTGTGGTCCGCTTGCGAGGCCTTCCATTCAACTGTGATGATCTAGACATCTACAAATTCTTTTCTGGTTTAGATGTGGTGGACTGCTTATTAGTCAATAAGAATGGGCGCTTCTCTGGTGAGGCCTTTGTTGTTTTTCCGTCTATGATGCAGACCGAGTTTGCTCTCCAGAAGGATAGACAGAACATGGGCCGAAGATATATTGAGGTATTTAGAGGTAGTAAGATGGAATATTACCATGCTATCGCTGCTGAGGTGAACAGTGGTGGAGCAACAGAGCATGAATATCGCCGTGGATCACCTGTTTCTCGGCCAAAGAAATCCTTTGAGGATAAGGACCAGATGGAGTACACTGAGGTCCTTAAACTTCGGGGGCTACCATACTCAGCTACCAAGTCTGACATTGTCGATTTCTTTGGCGAGGAGTTTGGACTCAGCGAGGAGAATGTGCAAATTGCCTGCCGTTCAGATGGGAAAGCAACTGGTGAGGCATTCGTTGAATTCGAATCAGCAGAGATGGCCAAGAAGGCTATGTGCAAGGACAAGATGATGATAGGCTCTAGATACGTCGAGTTGTTCCTATCAACACCGGAGGAAGCGAAGAGGGCTGAATTCAGATCTAGACAATGA
- the LOC120272451 gene encoding heterogeneous nuclear ribonucleoprotein H isoform X2, translated as MESSPYFSTRGGISSFQQPYGYGGGSLGAFPVVRLRGLPFNCDDLDIYKFFSGLDVVDCLLVNKNGRFSGEAFVVFPSMMQTEFALQKDRQNMGRRYIEVFRGSKMEYYHAIAAEVNSGGATEHEYRRGSPVSRPKKSFEDKDQMEYTEVLKLRGLPYSATKSDIVDFFGEEFGLSEENVQIACRSDGKATGEAFVEFESAEMAKKAMCKDKMMIGSRYVELFLSTPEEAKRAEFRSRQ; from the coding sequence ATGGAATCAAGCCCTTACTTCTCGACAAGAGGTGGCATTAGCAGTTTCCAGCAGCCTTATGGCTATGGAGGTGGAAGCCTCGGTGCTTTTCCTGTGGTCCGCTTGCGAGGCCTTCCATTCAACTGTGATGATCTAGACATCTACAAATTCTTTTCTGGTTTAGATGTGGTGGACTGCTTATTAGTCAATAAGAATGGGCGCTTCTCTGGTGAGGCCTTTGTTGTTTTTCCGTCTATGATGCAGACCGAGTTTGCTCTCCAGAAGGATAGACAGAACATGGGCCGAAGATATATTGAGGTATTTAGAGGTAGTAAGATGGAATATTACCATGCTATCGCTGCTGAGGTGAACAGTGGTGGAGCAACAGAGCATGAATATCGCCGTGGATCACCTGTTTCTCGGCCAAAGAAATCCTTTGAGGATAAGGACCAGATGGAGTACACTGAGGTCCTTAAACTTCGGGGGCTACCATACTCAGCTACCAAGTCTGACATTGTCGATTTCTTTGGCGAGGAGTTTGGACTCAGCGAGGAGAATGTGCAAATTGCCTGCCGTTCAGATGGGAAAGCAACTGGTGAGGCATTCGTTGAATTCGAATCAGCAGAGATGGCCAAGAAGGCTATGTGCAAGGACAAGATGATGATAGGCTCTAGATACGTCGAGTTGTTCCTATCAACACCGGAGGAAGCGAAGAGGGCTGAATTCAGATCTAGACAATGA
- the LOC120272588 gene encoding transport and Golgi organization 2 homolog, with amino-acid sequence MCIAAWIWQAHPIYQLLLLQNRDEFHDRPTKPLGWWSDGKTSILGGRDGIAGGTWMGCTRNGRVAFITNVLEPDFIPNSKSRGDLPVRFLESLKTPIEFAEELAKEEEEYNGYNLVLADVCSKIMVYVSNRPKSEPVCVQVVSPGLHVLTNARLDTPWHKAQLLGESLKEMLRSNGDKEIAAKEMVEKLMGNRVKAEKDRLPNTGCDSDWEHKLSSIFVETDTKLGVYGTRSTGVLAVKTDGEVCFYEKYLKEGVWKEHSVQYHLNV; translated from the exons ATGTGTATAGCTGCATGGATTTGGCAAGCTCACCCAATCTACCAACTTCTCCTTCTCCAAAACAGAGATGAATTCCATGATAg GCCAACAAAACCATTAGGATGGTGGAGTGATGGCAAAACAAGTATCTTAGGAGGAAGAGATGGAATAGCAGGAGGAACATGGATGGGTTGCACAAGGAATGGCAGAGTGGCATTCATCACTAATGTTTTAGAGCCGGATTTTATCCCGAATTCGAAAAGCCGGGGCGATTTGCCTGTCCGGTTTTTAGAG AGTTTGAAGACTCCAATAGAGTTTGCCGAGGAATTagcaaaggaagaagaagagtacAATGGATACAACTTGGTTTTAGCTGATGTTTGTTCGAAAATTATGGTGTATGTTTCGAACAGGCCGAAAAGTGAGCCTGTGTGTGTTCAAGTTGTAAGTCCAGGACTTCATGTTCTTACTAATGCTAGACTGGATACTCCATGGCATaag GCACAATTGCTTGGTGAGAGTTTGAAGGAGATGTTGAGGAGTAATGGAGATAAAGAAATTGCTGCAAAGGAAATGGTGGAGAAGTTGATGGGAAACAGAGTGAAGGCTGAGAAGGATAGGTTGCCAAACACTGGGTGTGATTCTGATTGGGAACACAAATTGAGTTCAATCTTTGTTGAAACGGACACCAAACtg GGAGTGTATGGGACAAGGAGTACAGGGGTATTGGCAGTGAAAACAGATGGAGAAGTATGCTTCTATGAGAAGTATTTGAAGGAAGGAGTGTGGAAAGAGCATAGTGTACAGTACCATTTAAATGTTTGA
- the LOC120271740 gene encoding pentatricopeptide repeat-containing protein At2g01860, translating into HRRRVLSSSRHPSDQLPSSISPCSLRVSVLSSPNHPHPLSYPRRTPIPLQKDENNGDQTLNLAADADADDDAAWSSEELEAISSLFERKPPQKPMKPVKQRPLPLPLPRPSQTPSPKHHVRLAARSVLSFRSLSSDRVRKNPETLASIAREIQSLPCDVHAHQVLDKWSPSLRKGSLSLIVRELGHMCLPDRALQALCWAQDHRPDFFPDDRVLASTVEVLARSGKLKIEAEMERKYLNSASRSVVEAMARGFIAAENLHRARRLLLLAKDNNRTLDTSIHAKLIMAAGKTPEGYKLALALLEELGEREDFDLKPQDCTGIMKVCIKIGKFEVVENLFKWFKDSGRSPNIVMYTTVIHSRYRNGQYREGMALIWEMEGLNFVLDLAAYRVVIKLCVVLNDLVRAFRYLSKMKEAGFSPTYDIYREMINAYAHSGRIAKCKQLCKEMKMVGMKLDKDTLRLLSQMEVV; encoded by the coding sequence CATCGCCGGCGTGTGCTCAGCTCTTCACGCCATCCTTCCGACCAACTCCCCAGCTCGATCTCGCCGTGCTCTCTCCGAGTCTCCGTTCTCTCTAGTCCCAACCATCCTCATCCCCTCTCCTACCCGCGTCGCACGCCAATTCCATTGCAGAAGGACGAGAACAATGGTGATCAAACCCTCAACCTCGCCGCCGACGCCGACGCCGACGACGACGCTGCTTGGAGCTCGGAGGAGCTCGAAGCCATTTCATCTCTCTTTGAGAGGAAACCCCCTCAGAAGCCAATGAAACCAGTAAAGCAGCGACCTTTACCTCTCCCATTACCCCGCCCCTCTCAAACCCCCTCGCCGAAGCACCATGTGAGGCTCGCTGCAAGGTCAGTGCTTTCCTTTCGCTCGTTAAGCAGTGATAGAGTGCGCAAGAACCCTGAAACTCTTGCTAGTATAGCCAGAGAGATTCAATCTCTTCCATGTGATGTTCATGCACATCAGGTGCTCGACAAATGGTCTCCATCTCTGAGGAAAGGCTCATTGTCACTAATTGTTAGAGAATTGGGTCATATGTGTCTTCCTGACAGAGCATTGCAAGCATTGTGCTGGGCTCAGGATCACCGGCCGGATTTTTTCCCCGATGACCGGGTTCTAGCTTCGACGGTGGAAGTCTTAGCGAGGAGTGGCAAGTTAAAGATTGAAGCTGAAATGGAGAGGAAGTACTTGAATTCTGCTAGCCGGAGTGTCGTCGAAGCAATGGCTAGAGGTTTTATTGCAGCGGAGAATTTGCATCGTGCACGGAGGCTGCTATTACTTGCCAAAGACAATAACCGAACACTCGATACGAGCATTCATGCAAAGTTGATAATGGCTGCCGGAAAAACTCCCGAAGGATATAAGCTTGCATTAGCATTACTCGAAGAACTCGGCGAAAGAGAGGATTTTGATCTGAAACCACAGGATTGTACTGGCATTATGAAAGTTTGCATCAAGATCGGAAAATTCGAAGTGGTTGAGAATCTTTTCAAGTGGTTCAAGGATTCAGGACGAAGCCCGAACATTGTAATGTATACGACAGTTATTCACAGTCGGTATCGGAATGGACAGTACAGGGAAGGAATGGCATTGATTTGGGAAATGGAAGGATTGAATTTTGTTTTGGATCTTGCGGCTTATCGTGTTGTTATCAAGCTGTGTGTTGTGCTGAATGATCTTGTGAGGGCTTTTAGATATTTATCGAAAATGAAGGAAGCCGGGTTTTCGCCTACTTATGATATATACCGTGAAATGATCAATGCTTATGCGCATTCCGGGAGGATTGCTAAGTGCAAGCAACTATGCAAGGAAATGAAAATGGTTGGCATGAAGTTGGATAAAGATACACTAAGACTTTTATCACAAATGGAAGTAGTTTAA
- the LOC120271970 gene encoding uncharacterized protein LOC120271970 isoform X1, producing the protein MRKRKRRRRMGILAGSGERRSSSWCSSYQRMPPILVAPDPTVRMSPPAGSAGSRAVGDGSANAKISGEKGTDRIGAGEPPHSGPTTPLPDKKLLLFILDRLQKKDTYGVYSEPVDPEELPDYHEVIAHPMDFGTVRKKLTNGVYVNLEQFEKDVFLISSNSMKYNAPSTIYHRQARAIQELAKKSFENLRQESDDNEPEQKTVRRGRPPTKNVFKRMISRPPENAGSDPSTVATLANAGDNGHWSSSVQGLSRKAPMLDKPNPADVYARELHGFRKAETSTLIGEHKPERDEEQTGSMLKGVSGRYGKKPIVIDENRRNTYKQSQWSTFAYDLPLLTDGEKKQLIPIGFHMEHTYPRSLARFAAKLGPIAWAIASRKIERVLPPGSKFGRGWVGDGESPQQSKLISCSTSAGGTKPLEEQEPPSSDSDIEEGHSKSSLTPAPTASESRVDTQDICRDKTPSTWPRPNLTMQPGVNGVVSTPSSFNLSKAVSINSELPMTHARALDMVSRGNNNIQFRHQTANTHSDAVKTTSVSNQGMVKSKQDSKRSSSFPPDLNAGSQRAGSPPSGVIVESHQPDLALQL; encoded by the exons atgaggaagaggaagaggaggaggaggatggggATTCTGGCGGGAAGCGGAGAGAGAAGAAGCTCAAGCTGGTGCTCAAGCTACCAAAGAATGCCTCCGATTCTGGTTGCTCCGGATCCGACGGTGAGGATGAGCCCGCCCGCCGGAAGCGCCGGATCGAGGGCAGTTGGCGATGGGAGCGCGAATGCTAAG ATTAGCGGAGAGAAAGGGACGGATCGGATTGGAG CAGGGGAGCCACCACATTCGGGGCCCACGACGCCTTTGCCTGATAAAAAGTTGCTCTTGTTCATCCTTGATAGACTCCAGAA GAAGGATACTTATGGTGTTTACTCGGAGCCTGTGGATCCTGAAGAG CTCCCTGACTATCATGAAGTCATTGCACACCCAATGGATTTCGGTACTGTGCGGAAAAAATTGACTAATGGAGTTTATGTTAACTTGGAACAGTTTGAG AAAGATGTTTTCTTGATAAGCTCCAATTCTATGAAGTACAATGCACCGAGCACAATATACCATCGGCAG GCACGGGCCATTCAAGAGCTTGCAAAGAAGAGCTTTGAAAATTTAAGACAAGAAAGTGATGATAATGAGCCAGAGCAGAAGACTGTAAGGAGAGGTAGACCACCAACCAAGAATGTTTTCAAAAGGATGATCAGTAGGCCTCCTGAGAATGCTGGTTCTGATCCCTCCACTGTTGCGACGCTTGCTAATGCTGGTGATAATGGTCACTGGTCGAGCTCAGTGCAAGGTTTGTCAAGAAAGGCACCAATGTTAGATAAGCCCAACCCAGCAGATGTATATGCAAGAGAGCTTCATGGTTTTCGCAAGGCTGAAACTTCTACTTTGATTGGGGAACATAAGCCAGAAAGAGATGAAGAACAGACAG GCTCAATGCTGAAAGGAGTTTCAGGGAGGTATGGAAAGAAGCCTATTGTTATAGATGAGAACCGTCGGAATACATATAAACAATCTCAATGGTCCACATTTGCATATGATCTACCACTATTGACGGATGGGGAGAAGAAGCAGCTTATTCCT ATTGGGTTTCACATGGAGCATACATATCCTAGAAGCTTGGCCCGATTTGCCGCTAAACTCGGCCCCATTGCTTGGGCCATTGCTTCTCGAAAAATCGAAAGGGTCCTACCGCCTGGTTCAAAGTTCGGTCGGGGATGGGTTGGTGATGGCGAGTCACCTCAACAATCTAAACTCATTTCTTGTTCTACATCAGCAGGAGGAACTAAACCTTTAGAAGAACAGGAACCACCTTCTAGTGATTCAGACATTGAAGAAGGCCATTCCAAGAGCAGTCTGACTCCTGCACCCACAGCAAGTGAGAGCAGAGTTGACACACAGGATATCTGCAGAGACAAAACTCCTTCCACATGGCCACGACCAAACTTAACAATGCAACCAGGTGTCAATGGTGTTGTAAGCACCCCATCCAGTTTCAATCTTTCGAAAGCGGTGAGCATCAACTCAGAGTTGCCAATGACACATGCTCGAGCACTGGACATGGTTTCTAGAGGCAACAACAACATCCAATTCCGACATCAAACAGCAAACACCCATTCTGATGCTGTGAAGACAACATCAGTCAGTAATCAAGGTATGGTGAAGTCCAAGCAGGACTCCAAGCGAAGTTCATCTTTCCCACCCGATCTAAACGCAGGTTCACAACGTGCAGGATCTCCACCTTCAGGTGTGATTGTCGAGTCACATCAACCTGATCTAGCATTGCAGCTATGA
- the LOC120271970 gene encoding uncharacterized protein LOC120271970 isoform X3: MRKRKRRRRMGILAGSGERRSSSWCSSYQRMPPILVAPDPTVRMSPPAGSAGSRAVGDGSANAKISGEKGTDRIGAGEPPHSGPTTPLPDKKLLLFILDRLQKKDTYGVYSEPVDPEELPDYHEVIAHPMDFGTVRKKLTNGVYVNLEQFEKDVFLISSNSMKYNAPSTIYHRQARAIQELAKKSFENLRQESDDNEPEQKTVRRGRPPTKNVFKRMISRPPENAGSDPSTVATLANAGDNGHWSSSVQGLSRKAPMLDKPNPADVYARELHGFRKAETSTLIGEHKPERDEEQTGSMLKGVSGRYGKKPIVIDENRRNTYKQSQWSTFAYDLPLLTDGEKKQLIPIGFHMEHTYPRSLARFAAKLGPIAWAIASRKIERVLPPGSKFGRGWVGDGESPQQSKLISCSTSAGGTKPLEEQEPPSSDSDIEEGHSKSSLTPAPTASESRVDTQDICRDKTPSTWPRPNLTMQPGVNGVVSTPSSFNLSKAVSINSELPMTHARALDMVSRGNNNIQFRHQTANTHSDAVKTTSVSNQGSPPSGVIVESHQPDLALQL; the protein is encoded by the exons atgaggaagaggaagaggaggaggaggatggggATTCTGGCGGGAAGCGGAGAGAGAAGAAGCTCAAGCTGGTGCTCAAGCTACCAAAGAATGCCTCCGATTCTGGTTGCTCCGGATCCGACGGTGAGGATGAGCCCGCCCGCCGGAAGCGCCGGATCGAGGGCAGTTGGCGATGGGAGCGCGAATGCTAAG ATTAGCGGAGAGAAAGGGACGGATCGGATTGGAG CAGGGGAGCCACCACATTCGGGGCCCACGACGCCTTTGCCTGATAAAAAGTTGCTCTTGTTCATCCTTGATAGACTCCAGAA GAAGGATACTTATGGTGTTTACTCGGAGCCTGTGGATCCTGAAGAG CTCCCTGACTATCATGAAGTCATTGCACACCCAATGGATTTCGGTACTGTGCGGAAAAAATTGACTAATGGAGTTTATGTTAACTTGGAACAGTTTGAG AAAGATGTTTTCTTGATAAGCTCCAATTCTATGAAGTACAATGCACCGAGCACAATATACCATCGGCAG GCACGGGCCATTCAAGAGCTTGCAAAGAAGAGCTTTGAAAATTTAAGACAAGAAAGTGATGATAATGAGCCAGAGCAGAAGACTGTAAGGAGAGGTAGACCACCAACCAAGAATGTTTTCAAAAGGATGATCAGTAGGCCTCCTGAGAATGCTGGTTCTGATCCCTCCACTGTTGCGACGCTTGCTAATGCTGGTGATAATGGTCACTGGTCGAGCTCAGTGCAAGGTTTGTCAAGAAAGGCACCAATGTTAGATAAGCCCAACCCAGCAGATGTATATGCAAGAGAGCTTCATGGTTTTCGCAAGGCTGAAACTTCTACTTTGATTGGGGAACATAAGCCAGAAAGAGATGAAGAACAGACAG GCTCAATGCTGAAAGGAGTTTCAGGGAGGTATGGAAAGAAGCCTATTGTTATAGATGAGAACCGTCGGAATACATATAAACAATCTCAATGGTCCACATTTGCATATGATCTACCACTATTGACGGATGGGGAGAAGAAGCAGCTTATTCCT ATTGGGTTTCACATGGAGCATACATATCCTAGAAGCTTGGCCCGATTTGCCGCTAAACTCGGCCCCATTGCTTGGGCCATTGCTTCTCGAAAAATCGAAAGGGTCCTACCGCCTGGTTCAAAGTTCGGTCGGGGATGGGTTGGTGATGGCGAGTCACCTCAACAATCTAAACTCATTTCTTGTTCTACATCAGCAGGAGGAACTAAACCTTTAGAAGAACAGGAACCACCTTCTAGTGATTCAGACATTGAAGAAGGCCATTCCAAGAGCAGTCTGACTCCTGCACCCACAGCAAGTGAGAGCAGAGTTGACACACAGGATATCTGCAGAGACAAAACTCCTTCCACATGGCCACGACCAAACTTAACAATGCAACCAGGTGTCAATGGTGTTGTAAGCACCCCATCCAGTTTCAATCTTTCGAAAGCGGTGAGCATCAACTCAGAGTTGCCAATGACACATGCTCGAGCACTGGACATGGTTTCTAGAGGCAACAACAACATCCAATTCCGACATCAAACAGCAAACACCCATTCTGATGCTGTGAAGACAACATCAGTCAGTAATCAAG GATCTCCACCTTCAGGTGTGATTGTCGAGTCACATCAACCTGATCTAGCATTGCAGCTATGA
- the LOC120271970 gene encoding uncharacterized protein LOC120271970 isoform X2 — MRKRKRRRRMGILAGSGERRSSSWCSSYQRMPPILVAPDPTVRMSPPAGSAGSRAVGDGSANAKISGEKGTDRIGGEPPHSGPTTPLPDKKLLLFILDRLQKKDTYGVYSEPVDPEELPDYHEVIAHPMDFGTVRKKLTNGVYVNLEQFEKDVFLISSNSMKYNAPSTIYHRQARAIQELAKKSFENLRQESDDNEPEQKTVRRGRPPTKNVFKRMISRPPENAGSDPSTVATLANAGDNGHWSSSVQGLSRKAPMLDKPNPADVYARELHGFRKAETSTLIGEHKPERDEEQTGSMLKGVSGRYGKKPIVIDENRRNTYKQSQWSTFAYDLPLLTDGEKKQLIPIGFHMEHTYPRSLARFAAKLGPIAWAIASRKIERVLPPGSKFGRGWVGDGESPQQSKLISCSTSAGGTKPLEEQEPPSSDSDIEEGHSKSSLTPAPTASESRVDTQDICRDKTPSTWPRPNLTMQPGVNGVVSTPSSFNLSKAVSINSELPMTHARALDMVSRGNNNIQFRHQTANTHSDAVKTTSVSNQGMVKSKQDSKRSSSFPPDLNAGSQRAGSPPSGVIVESHQPDLALQL, encoded by the exons atgaggaagaggaagaggaggaggaggatggggATTCTGGCGGGAAGCGGAGAGAGAAGAAGCTCAAGCTGGTGCTCAAGCTACCAAAGAATGCCTCCGATTCTGGTTGCTCCGGATCCGACGGTGAGGATGAGCCCGCCCGCCGGAAGCGCCGGATCGAGGGCAGTTGGCGATGGGAGCGCGAATGCTAAG ATTAGCGGAGAGAAAGGGACGGATCGGATTGGAG GGGAGCCACCACATTCGGGGCCCACGACGCCTTTGCCTGATAAAAAGTTGCTCTTGTTCATCCTTGATAGACTCCAGAA GAAGGATACTTATGGTGTTTACTCGGAGCCTGTGGATCCTGAAGAG CTCCCTGACTATCATGAAGTCATTGCACACCCAATGGATTTCGGTACTGTGCGGAAAAAATTGACTAATGGAGTTTATGTTAACTTGGAACAGTTTGAG AAAGATGTTTTCTTGATAAGCTCCAATTCTATGAAGTACAATGCACCGAGCACAATATACCATCGGCAG GCACGGGCCATTCAAGAGCTTGCAAAGAAGAGCTTTGAAAATTTAAGACAAGAAAGTGATGATAATGAGCCAGAGCAGAAGACTGTAAGGAGAGGTAGACCACCAACCAAGAATGTTTTCAAAAGGATGATCAGTAGGCCTCCTGAGAATGCTGGTTCTGATCCCTCCACTGTTGCGACGCTTGCTAATGCTGGTGATAATGGTCACTGGTCGAGCTCAGTGCAAGGTTTGTCAAGAAAGGCACCAATGTTAGATAAGCCCAACCCAGCAGATGTATATGCAAGAGAGCTTCATGGTTTTCGCAAGGCTGAAACTTCTACTTTGATTGGGGAACATAAGCCAGAAAGAGATGAAGAACAGACAG GCTCAATGCTGAAAGGAGTTTCAGGGAGGTATGGAAAGAAGCCTATTGTTATAGATGAGAACCGTCGGAATACATATAAACAATCTCAATGGTCCACATTTGCATATGATCTACCACTATTGACGGATGGGGAGAAGAAGCAGCTTATTCCT ATTGGGTTTCACATGGAGCATACATATCCTAGAAGCTTGGCCCGATTTGCCGCTAAACTCGGCCCCATTGCTTGGGCCATTGCTTCTCGAAAAATCGAAAGGGTCCTACCGCCTGGTTCAAAGTTCGGTCGGGGATGGGTTGGTGATGGCGAGTCACCTCAACAATCTAAACTCATTTCTTGTTCTACATCAGCAGGAGGAACTAAACCTTTAGAAGAACAGGAACCACCTTCTAGTGATTCAGACATTGAAGAAGGCCATTCCAAGAGCAGTCTGACTCCTGCACCCACAGCAAGTGAGAGCAGAGTTGACACACAGGATATCTGCAGAGACAAAACTCCTTCCACATGGCCACGACCAAACTTAACAATGCAACCAGGTGTCAATGGTGTTGTAAGCACCCCATCCAGTTTCAATCTTTCGAAAGCGGTGAGCATCAACTCAGAGTTGCCAATGACACATGCTCGAGCACTGGACATGGTTTCTAGAGGCAACAACAACATCCAATTCCGACATCAAACAGCAAACACCCATTCTGATGCTGTGAAGACAACATCAGTCAGTAATCAAGGTATGGTGAAGTCCAAGCAGGACTCCAAGCGAAGTTCATCTTTCCCACCCGATCTAAACGCAGGTTCACAACGTGCAGGATCTCCACCTTCAGGTGTGATTGTCGAGTCACATCAACCTGATCTAGCATTGCAGCTATGA